One Undibacter mobilis genomic region harbors:
- a CDS encoding HIT domain-containing protein, with the protein MPDTAFTLHPQLASDTVPVGDLPLCRVLLSKDANYSWLVLVPRRPDIVELIDLDPADRATLSAEIDMVSRALKAITECEKLNVAALGNVVPQLHVHVIGRRHSDAAWPKPVWGAAPALPYEPALRDGFVTALRRALGLSK; encoded by the coding sequence ATGCCGGACACCGCCTTCACCCTGCATCCCCAGCTCGCCTCCGACACAGTTCCGGTGGGCGATCTGCCGCTCTGCCGCGTGCTGCTGTCGAAGGACGCCAATTATTCCTGGCTGGTTCTGGTGCCGCGGCGGCCGGACATCGTCGAACTGATCGACCTTGACCCCGCCGACCGCGCCACGCTCAGTGCCGAGATCGACATGGTCTCCCGCGCGCTCAAGGCGATCACCGAGTGCGAGAAGCTCAACGTCGCGGCGTTGGGCAATGTCGTGCCGCAGCTTCATGTCCATGTCATAGGGCGGCGGCATTCCGATGCGGCCTGGCCGAAACCGGTCTGGGGCGCGGCGCCGGCCCTCCCTTACGAGCCCGCCTTGCGCGACGGCTTCGTGACCGCCCTGCGCCGCGCGCTGGGTCTGTCGAAGTAG
- a CDS encoding PfkB family carbohydrate kinase, translating into MTEASHPVRIVCAGGAVQDNVMRVEKFPAPGGKVSATDFVVTSGGQAGNAAVAMARLGAHVTYIGAVGDETDDVANSILKTFAKENIDVSHAIRVQGARSAASLIMLDAEGEKMISTLRPKGLNAAVPADPDGVVANADAAMLDNRYSNISLPICLAAKKRGIPRVLDFDKPTPPDDPLFQASSHVICSADAIREATGVKDLPGALKKLGESFTGFLAVTNGPEGVYWLDSGDVRHMDAFKVKAVDTLGAGDTFHGGFAVRFVETGDAVASMRFAAAAAAIKCTRFGGLTGAATRDEVDAFLKERD; encoded by the coding sequence TTGACTGAGGCAAGCCACCCTGTCCGTATCGTCTGCGCCGGCGGCGCCGTGCAGGACAATGTGATGCGGGTCGAGAAATTTCCGGCGCCCGGCGGCAAGGTGTCGGCCACCGATTTCGTCGTTACCAGCGGCGGCCAGGCCGGCAATGCGGCGGTGGCTATGGCGCGGCTCGGCGCCCACGTCACCTATATCGGCGCGGTCGGCGACGAGACCGACGACGTCGCCAACTCCATCCTCAAGACCTTCGCCAAAGAGAACATCGACGTGTCGCACGCGATTCGCGTGCAAGGGGCACGCTCGGCGGCCTCGCTGATCATGCTCGACGCCGAAGGCGAGAAGATGATCTCCACGTTGCGGCCCAAGGGGCTGAATGCGGCGGTGCCCGCCGACCCGGATGGCGTCGTCGCGAATGCCGACGCCGCCATGCTCGACAACCGTTACAGCAATATCAGCCTGCCGATCTGTCTTGCCGCCAAAAAGCGCGGCATTCCGCGCGTGCTCGATTTCGACAAGCCGACGCCGCCGGACGACCCGCTGTTCCAGGCGAGTTCGCATGTCATCTGCTCGGCCGACGCCATCCGCGAGGCCACCGGCGTCAAGGACCTGCCCGGTGCGCTCAAGAAGCTCGGCGAAAGCTTCACGGGGTTCCTCGCCGTGACCAACGGACCGGAAGGCGTCTACTGGCTCGACAGTGGTGACGTGCGCCACATGGATGCGTTCAAGGTGAAGGCCGTCGATACGCTCGGCGCGGGCGACACGTTTCACGGCGGCTTTGCCGTGCGCTTCGTTGAGACCGGCGATGCCGTCGCGTCGATGCGGTTTGCCGCCGCGGCCGCCGCGATCAAATGCACGCGCTTCGGCGGCCTGACGGGCGCCGCAACGCGCGATGAAGTCGATGCGTTTTTGAAAGAGCGGGATTAA
- the nudC gene encoding NAD(+) diphosphatase: MSDRPAPFAALGPRPLLGYTDSRLERAAELRIDRAVQERMTADTRTATYVMGGEMIVVRKGEPNNPLFTLEQALSLGATEEMVFLGHLDGAPRYGCGMPQAAAEALKARDDLLVTDLRSIAVQGLVAAEHLPPIAEAKAVLHWHQRHRFCSNCGHATDAVDAGWKRLCPACKAEHFPRTDPVVIMLIVDGDQCLLGRSPRFVPTMWSCLAGFIEPGEAIEDAVRRETREEAGILCGRIKYFRSQPWPFPSSLMIGAHAEAKSRDIVIDATELEAARWFTKDEIVAMLTRTHRDGLTTPPPVAIAHHIIRAWAEDEVSFD; encoded by the coding sequence ATGTCCGACCGTCCTGCCCCCTTCGCCGCCCTCGGGCCTAGGCCCCTCCTCGGTTACACCGACAGCCGCCTTGAGCGCGCCGCCGAATTACGTATCGATCGCGCGGTGCAGGAGCGGATGACCGCCGACACGCGCACCGCCACCTATGTGATGGGCGGCGAGATGATCGTGGTCCGCAAGGGCGAGCCCAACAACCCGCTATTCACACTCGAACAGGCGCTGTCGCTGGGCGCGACTGAGGAGATGGTGTTTCTCGGCCATCTCGACGGCGCACCACGCTACGGCTGCGGCATGCCGCAGGCCGCCGCCGAAGCGCTCAAGGCGCGCGACGATCTTCTGGTTACTGATCTGCGCTCGATCGCGGTGCAGGGACTGGTCGCCGCCGAACACCTGCCGCCAATTGCCGAAGCCAAGGCCGTGCTGCATTGGCATCAGCGCCATCGCTTCTGTTCCAATTGCGGCCACGCCACCGATGCGGTCGACGCCGGCTGGAAGCGGCTGTGCCCGGCCTGCAAGGCCGAGCATTTCCCGCGCACCGATCCCGTCGTCATCATGCTCATCGTCGATGGCGATCAGTGTCTGCTCGGCCGCTCGCCACGTTTCGTGCCGACCATGTGGTCCTGTCTTGCCGGCTTCATCGAGCCCGGCGAGGCGATCGAGGACGCGGTGCGGCGCGAGACACGCGAGGAAGCCGGCATCCTGTGCGGTCGTATCAAGTATTTCCGCTCGCAGCCCTGGCCCTTCCCGTCGTCGCTGATGATCGGCGCCCATGCCGAGGCGAAAAGCCGCGATATCGTCATCGACGCGACGGAACTCGAAGCCGCCCGGTGGTTTACCAAGGATGAGATTGTCGCCATGCTGACGCGGACCCACCGCGACGGCCTGACCACGCCGCCGCCGGTGGCGATTGCGCATCACATCATCCGCGCCTGGGCAGAGGACGAAGTAAGTTTTGACTGA
- a CDS encoding YeeE/YedE family protein has translation MSTATISAPSAAPRADYLFVSIAVLATAILIALVLLDGQPASAALVLGGFGLGIAFLKAEFSYAASWRRFLTRGEAGGLIGGLIVIAIAALAVVPVAALVKGYGGAIAPLGPSLIVGAFVFGVGMQLGNGCGSGTLYTVGGGSGRMLVTLAFFVIGSVFGSLSLPRFLAMGGIDPVLASDYLGPWGGLAATLASLAVAAAILAFIAKRRGANFKPSRNYIVGGIVIGLLCIGVFFAGGHPWSVTFGYTVWGAKIFQAVGFDFSNAAFWQWPGPKHALEQSVLSDTSSLTDFGMIFGAMAAAAATKRFANTPWPPLGSLLAAAVGGLLMGWGARLGFGCNIGAFVGGVASGSLHGWVWFAMALLGSLVGIRLRPVFGLSRE, from the coding sequence ATGTCTACCGCAACGATCTCCGCTCCTTCGGCCGCGCCGCGCGCCGATTATCTCTTTGTCTCTATCGCCGTCCTCGCCACCGCGATCCTGATCGCGCTGGTGTTGCTCGACGGCCAGCCGGCTTCCGCGGCCCTGGTTCTCGGCGGCTTCGGCCTCGGCATTGCCTTTCTCAAGGCTGAGTTCAGCTATGCCGCATCGTGGCGGCGCTTTCTCACGCGGGGTGAGGCGGGTGGTCTGATCGGCGGCCTGATCGTCATCGCCATCGCCGCTTTGGCAGTGGTGCCGGTTGCGGCGCTGGTCAAAGGCTATGGCGGTGCTATCGCGCCGCTCGGGCCGTCGCTGATCGTCGGCGCCTTCGTCTTCGGCGTCGGCATGCAGCTCGGCAATGGCTGCGGTTCGGGCACGCTTTACACCGTTGGTGGCGGCTCTGGCCGCATGCTGGTGACGTTGGCCTTCTTCGTCATCGGCAGCGTGTTTGGCTCGCTGTCGCTGCCCCGGTTTCTCGCGATGGGCGGTATCGATCCGGTTCTGGCGTCCGACTATCTAGGCCCATGGGGCGGTCTTGCCGCGACATTGGCGAGCCTCGCGGTCGCGGCGGCGATCCTGGCTTTCATCGCCAAAAGGCGTGGCGCCAATTTCAAGCCGTCGCGCAACTACATCGTTGGCGGCATTGTCATCGGCCTGCTGTGCATTGGCGTGTTCTTCGCCGGCGGTCATCCCTGGAGCGTCACGTTTGGCTACACGGTGTGGGGCGCCAAGATCTTCCAGGCGGTGGGTTTCGACTTCTCGAATGCCGCATTCTGGCAGTGGCCGGGCCCCAAGCATGCACTCGAACAATCGGTGCTGTCCGACACGTCGAGTCTCACCGATTTCGGCATGATCTTCGGCGCCATGGCCGCTGCCGCAGCGACCAAGCGTTTCGCCAACACGCCATGGCCGCCGCTCGGTTCGCTGCTCGCCGCCGCGGTCGGCGGCCTGCTGATGGGCTGGGGCGCGCGCCTTGGCTTCGGCTGCAACATCGGCGCCTTCGTCGGCGGTGTGGCCTCGGGCTCGTTGCATGGCTGGGTGTGGTTCGCGATGGCGCTGCTCGGCAGCCTTGTCGGCATTCGCCTGCGGCCGGTCTTCGGCCTGTCGCGGGAGTAG